In Pseudomonadota bacterium, a single genomic region encodes these proteins:
- a CDS encoding nucleotidyltransferase family protein: MKAKEPVVLLQENRALLNKHHVKALYLFGSVVREENKPDSDVDILVEFQPEAHVGLFGLARLQRILSEILDRPVDLTTANSLHKALKDRILKEAVRAA; this comes from the coding sequence ATGAAAGCAAAGGAACCAGTAGTGCTTCTGCAGGAAAACCGTGCATTACTTAATAAACATCATGTAAAAGCGCTTTATCTTTTCGGTTCCGTTGTTCGCGAAGAAAATAAGCCTGATAGTGATGTGGACATTCTCGTGGAATTCCAACCCGAGGCTCATGTTGGCTTGTTCGGCCTGGCTAGGTTACAGAGGATATTATCTGAAATTCTTGACAGGCCCGTGGATCTGACGACCGCTAACTCCTTGCACAAAGCACTGAAAGACAGAATACTCAAGGAGGCTGTTCGTGCCGCATAG
- a CDS encoding DUF86 domain-containing protein, with protein sequence MPHRDWKFRIQDILDAISAIQNYTQGIEFKSFTEDRRTVDAVVRNLIIIGEAAVHIPEDICLEYPNVPWYDMRGMRNIVVHEYFQADDAIIWDTIHVDLPTLPDLLIKVLEDSPDYQ encoded by the coding sequence GTGCCGCATAGAGACTGGAAGTTCAGGATTCAAGACATATTGGATGCCATCAGTGCAATTCAGAACTACACACAAGGGATAGAATTCAAGAGTTTCACTGAGGATCGGAGAACTGTAGATGCGGTAGTCCGAAACCTGATTATCATTGGAGAAGCCGCTGTTCACATTCCGGAAGATATTTGTTTGGAGTACCCTAATGTTCCTTGGTACGACATGCGCGGTATGCGCAATATTGTGGTTCACGAGTATTTCCAAGCTGACGACGCGATTATATGGGATACGATACATGTGGATTTGCCAACATTACCCGACCTGCTAATAAAAGTACTTGAAGATAGCCCAGATTACCAGTAA
- the asrA gene encoding anaerobic sulfite reductase subunit AsrA, with translation MGWKFTNATFNDLFDRLNKDYTILAPKRFVKRGRFSDTDLIRYDEVKKPDDIVWNEKSTFSPKEAVIPITQTLFYFTENEFREPQPEEKQFLVFLRPCDINGIRRLDTIYLKNGPEPDSYYANLRKRVRFAMIECTESFDTCFCVSMKSNITSDYDIAVCLTDDKVLLEVKNDEFLSYITSDIPQVEFSPEFILENKIKVNVPEADDMPSGIYDHDMWGEYKSRCIACGRCNTTCITCSCHTTNDIFYDDNALAGERRRTWASCHIDGFTDMAGGISFRKDNGSRMRFKVLHKVYDYKKRFGELMCVGCGRCDDNCPEYISYSNCINKLSNVIQEENL, from the coding sequence ATGGGATGGAAATTTACAAATGCCACCTTCAATGATCTGTTTGACAGACTAAATAAGGATTACACGATTCTTGCTCCGAAACGATTTGTTAAGCGCGGTCGATTCTCTGATACTGACCTTATTCGATATGATGAAGTCAAAAAGCCTGATGATATTGTCTGGAATGAGAAATCAACTTTTTCCCCGAAGGAAGCGGTCATTCCGATCACGCAGACGCTTTTTTATTTTACAGAAAATGAGTTTCGGGAACCGCAACCTGAAGAAAAGCAGTTTCTTGTTTTTCTTCGCCCCTGTGATATCAATGGCATCCGCCGTCTGGATACGATTTATCTTAAAAACGGCCCCGAGCCTGATTCTTATTATGCTAATTTGCGAAAGCGTGTCAGATTCGCTATGATTGAATGTACGGAAAGCTTTGATACCTGTTTCTGCGTATCCATGAAATCCAATATTACTTCCGACTACGATATAGCTGTATGTTTAACTGATGATAAAGTTTTGCTTGAAGTTAAAAACGACGAGTTTCTCAGTTACATCACTTCTGATATACCTCAGGTTGAATTCAGTCCTGAATTTATTCTCGAAAACAAAATCAAAGTAAATGTTCCTGAAGCAGATGATATGCCCTCCGGTATTTATGATCATGATATGTGGGGCGAATATAAAAGCCGCTGCATAGCCTGCGGACGCTGCAACACAACCTGCATAACATGCAGCTGCCACACAACAAATGATATCTTCTATGATGATAACGCTCTTGCCGGAGAAAGAAGGCGTACCTGGGCATCGTGTCATATAGACGGCTTTACTGATATGGCAGGAGGCATATCTTTCAGGAAAGATAATGGTTCCCGTATGCGGTTTAAGGTTTTACATAAAGTTTATGACTACAAGAAACGCTTTGGAGAACTTATGTGTGTGGGATGTGGTCGATGTGATGACAATTGCCCGGAATATATTTCTTATTCAAACTGTATAAACAAACTCAGTAATGTAATTCAGGAGGAAAATCTATGA
- the asrB gene encoding anaerobic sulfite reductase subunit AsrB gives MTKNPLTPKPHRILEINRETDLESTFRIEMDTPPVMGQFYMVSIPRIGEMPISISGIGDGWIDMTIRNVGKVSQAVHSMNHESIFFLRGPYGNGFSLDELKGQHLVIATGGSGIAPVRPIVEYYYHNAHEIEKLDLLFGFKTPDTIMFKKDIERWKNKFETILTVDDGCGIWEGECVGLITGYVKNIKLSEYNKMDIIIIGPPVMIKYTAAEFIKRGVNEERIIVSMERRMSCGLGKCGHCKIGEYYICLDGPVFRYKDAFKMID, from the coding sequence ATGACCAAAAATCCTCTGACGCCCAAACCGCACAGAATACTTGAAATAAACCGGGAAACCGATCTTGAGTCGACATTTCGGATTGAAATGGATACTCCTCCCGTAATGGGGCAGTTCTACATGGTATCTATTCCAAGAATCGGCGAAATGCCTATATCCATCAGCGGAATCGGAGATGGCTGGATCGATATGACGATCCGTAATGTGGGCAAGGTAAGCCAGGCCGTTCATTCTATGAATCATGAATCAATATTCTTTTTACGTGGTCCCTATGGAAACGGTTTTTCTCTAGACGAGTTGAAAGGACAACATCTTGTTATTGCTACAGGTGGATCAGGCATAGCTCCTGTCCGTCCTATAGTAGAATATTACTATCACAATGCGCACGAAATTGAAAAACTTGACCTGCTGTTTGGTTTCAAAACTCCTGATACCATAATGTTTAAAAAAGATATCGAACGCTGGAAGAACAAGTTTGAAACAATTCTTACTGTTGATGATGGTTGCGGTATCTGGGAAGGCGAATGTGTGGGTCTTATCACAGGATATGTGAAAAATATAAAGCTTTCCGAATATAACAAGATGGATATTATCATAATCGGCCCGCCTGTCATGATCAAATATACTGCCGCAGAATTCATCAAAAGAGGAGTCAACGAGGAAAGAATCATTGTTTCCATGGAACGGCGAATGTCCTGCGGACTTGGCAAATGCGGCCACTGCAAGATCGGAGAATATTACATCTGCCTGGATGGCCCGGTATTTCGCTATAAAGATGCTTTTAAAATGATAGATTAA
- the asrC gene encoding sulfite reductase subunit C has product MTLDINTKTVIKNAYRITKERGKTALRIRVPGGYLKAKHFDLLKEIAEVYGDKIVHLTTRQGFEISGIDYNSISNVNTLIKPLLQDLEIDIGVTIKDASKGYPSAGTRNIAACIGNRVCPFANYNTTALAQRIEKEIYPNNYHVKVALTGCPNDCIKSRMNDFGIVGMVEPQYDYQRCIGCEACVKNCKSNVTGALSLHKGKVKRDTRRCIGCGECILKCPTAAWTRNPTKYYDILIMGRTGKKNPRIAEQFIQWADEEVVIKVIKNTYKFIDEHIDKTLPKEHIGYIVDRTGYQVFRDKVLEDIKLNPEARVAGHVQWGGFRYSSDTFMSDRMQ; this is encoded by the coding sequence ATGACTCTTGATATAAACACAAAGACAGTTATAAAAAATGCTTACCGGATTACCAAGGAAAGAGGAAAAACAGCATTGCGGATTCGCGTTCCCGGAGGATATCTGAAGGCAAAGCATTTCGACCTGCTTAAAGAAATTGCCGAAGTTTATGGAGACAAAATAGTACACCTTACTACAAGACAGGGCTTTGAGATTTCAGGTATCGATTATAATAGTATTTCTAATGTTAATACTCTGATTAAACCTTTATTACAGGATCTTGAAATTGATATCGGCGTTACAATCAAAGATGCTTCCAAAGGTTATCCGTCTGCAGGAACCCGTAATATTGCCGCATGTATAGGAAACCGTGTGTGTCCTTTTGCCAACTATAATACTACTGCTCTGGCACAAAGGATAGAAAAAGAAATCTATCCGAACAACTACCATGTAAAAGTCGCCCTCACTGGATGCCCTAATGACTGTATTAAATCGCGTATGAATGATTTCGGAATTGTGGGTATGGTTGAACCACAATATGATTATCAGCGCTGCATAGGATGTGAAGCATGTGTCAAAAACTGCAAAAGCAATGTTACAGGAGCGCTTAGTCTTCATAAAGGAAAGGTGAAACGTGATACAAGGCGTTGTATCGGCTGCGGCGAGTGTATACTCAAATGCCCAACAGCCGCCTGGACACGTAATCCTACTAAATATTATGATATCCTTATTATGGGCCGCACAGGAAAGAAGAACCCCCGCATTGCTGAACAGTTCATCCAGTGGGCTGATGAAGAAGTTGTAATAAAAGTGATAAAAAATACATACAAGTTTATTGATGAACACATTGACAAAACTCTTCCCAAAGAACACATCGGATATATTGTTGATCGTACAGGGTATCAGGTTTTCCGCGACAAAGTGCTTGAAGATATCAAACTAAATCCTGAAGCACGGGTAGCCGGACACGTCCAGTGGGGTGGTTTTAGATACAGCAGCGATACCTTTATGTCCGATAGGATGCAGTAG
- a CDS encoding 4Fe-4S binding protein has protein sequence MIKGKLLAGSRNLVQLIIFIITVAVGFQFYIFVSQALGDSPITVPRPSGVEGFLPIGALMGWKYFINTGHWDIIHPAAMVFLGFAVFISFLLRKSFCGWFCPVGTFSEWIWKTGEYVLKKNFKIPLGIDIPLRLSKYLLLGFFIYIVFKMSSSDIAAFLQSPYYKIADVKMLHFFTEISYFTSAVLLSLILLSFLYRNFWCRYACPYGALLGIFGMFSPTRIHRNPDTCINCEKCTQVCPFHLPVNKKKQIFSPECNCCLDCVNTCPSEETLELKTVFFKNSLKTSHVGFCVILIFTVIVYCSEISGHWKSGLSESEFKTWLKLSDSSINTDP, from the coding sequence TTGATTAAAGGAAAGTTATTAGCCGGAAGTCGTAATCTGGTTCAACTGATCATTTTTATTATTACTGTTGCCGTCGGGTTTCAATTTTACATTTTTGTTTCACAGGCTCTTGGAGACAGCCCTATTACCGTGCCAAGACCATCCGGGGTTGAAGGATTTTTGCCTATCGGCGCCTTAATGGGTTGGAAGTACTTTATCAATACAGGCCATTGGGATATTATCCATCCCGCTGCAATGGTTTTTCTCGGATTTGCAGTATTTATATCGTTTTTGTTAAGAAAATCCTTTTGCGGCTGGTTTTGTCCGGTTGGGACATTTTCAGAATGGATATGGAAAACGGGCGAATACGTACTGAAAAAAAATTTTAAAATTCCGCTTGGAATAGATATTCCACTGCGCCTTTCCAAATATCTCCTTCTGGGCTTTTTTATTTACATAGTTTTCAAAATGAGTTCGTCAGATATTGCCGCTTTTTTACAAAGCCCTTACTATAAAATAGCCGACGTTAAAATGCTTCATTTTTTCACTGAAATTTCATATTTTACATCCGCTGTTCTATTGTCGTTAATTTTATTATCCTTTTTATACAGAAATTTTTGGTGCCGATATGCATGCCCATACGGAGCATTGCTTGGAATTTTCGGCATGTTCAGCCCAACACGTATTCATCGGAATCCTGACACTTGCATAAATTGCGAGAAATGCACGCAGGTATGTCCTTTTCACCTTCCGGTAAATAAAAAAAAGCAGATATTCAGTCCCGAATGCAATTGCTGCCTTGATTGCGTGAATACATGTCCTTCTGAAGAAACATTGGAACTTAAAACCGTATTTTTTAAAAATTCTTTAAAAACATCACATGTTGGTTTTTGTGTTATATTAATTTTTACAGTTATAGTATATTGTTCTGAAATTTCCGGTCATTGGAAAAGTGGGCTTTCGGAAAGCGAATTCAAAACGTGGCTTAAATTATCAGATTCTTCTATAAATACCGATCCATAA
- a CDS encoding toxin has product MKSINWNTEKSVTLKTLRGICFEDVVFFIERGEILDDYLHPNQKTYPGQRIMVICVANYAYLVPYVENEEELFLKTIIPSRKAMQRYLGEKHEG; this is encoded by the coding sequence ATGAAAAGCATAAACTGGAACACCGAAAAGAGTGTGACACTCAAAACGTTACGAGGAATCTGTTTCGAGGATGTGGTTTTCTTTATTGAAAGGGGTGAAATATTAGACGACTATTTACATCCCAACCAGAAGACATACCCCGGACAACGAATCATGGTTATTTGTGTGGCTAATTATGCATATCTCGTACCTTATGTTGAGAATGAGGAAGAGCTATTTTTAAAAACGATTATTCCAAGCAGAAAGGCCATGCAGAGATATCTTGGAGAAAAACATGAAGGCTAA
- a CDS encoding antitoxin, with protein MKAKLTKEEKEILDSFDKGEWVPVADLSKRKKELAEYARNTLRKDKRLNIRISERDLIELQRKAVKEGLPYQTYVSSIIHKFINGTLVEAGK; from the coding sequence ATGAAGGCTAAACTGACAAAAGAAGAGAAAGAAATATTGGATAGCTTCGATAAAGGCGAATGGGTTCCTGTAGCTGACCTTTCAAAAAGGAAAAAAGAGTTGGCTGAGTATGCTCGCAATACTTTAAGAAAAGACAAGAGGCTGAATATAAGGATTTCTGAAAGAGACCTCATAGAGCTGCAAAGAAAGGCTGTCAAGGAAGGACTGCCCTACCAGACTTATGTATCAAGCATTATCCACAAATTCATCAATGGAACTCTGGTCGAAGCTGGAAAATAA
- a CDS encoding cupin domain-containing protein: MKSKINEMIDYQANAVVSKTLIEKKAGTVTIFAFDKDQGLSEHSAPFDAMVQVVEGEVEIKISGEPYRLSEGEMIIMPGNKPHALKAISKFKMILTMIKSQ, from the coding sequence ATGAAATCAAAAATTAATGAAATGATAGATTATCAGGCAAATGCGGTTGTAAGCAAAACACTCATTGAGAAAAAAGCCGGTACCGTAACAATTTTTGCCTTTGACAAAGATCAGGGCTTAAGTGAGCATAGCGCTCCATTTGATGCCATGGTTCAGGTAGTTGAGGGAGAAGTCGAAATTAAGATTTCAGGAGAACCGTATCGGTTATCAGAAGGTGAAATGATTATTATGCCTGGAAATAAACCCCATGCATTAAAGGCAATCAGCAAATTTAAAATGATTCTGACCATGATCAAGTCTCAATAA
- a CDS encoding transposase has translation MPRKARVDAPGALHHIIVRGIERTKIFSTDSDRDDFLNRFGKLITETKSSCFAWALLSNHFHLLVKTGSVPVSTLMRRLLTGYAVSFNRRYNRSGHLFQNRYKSILCQEDAYLLELVRYIHLNPIRVKLVKNMEALDHYPYSGHSNIMGKIKRPWQDIIDVLELFGSKPGTARRRYKAFVEKGISEGKRPDLIGGGLIRSSGGWEAVKAMRKAKLFEKSDERILGNGEFVETVLAESNEQMKRKYHLRSKGFDLDTVAARVSELTGIDKSQILLPGKEQSRVIARSIFCYFAVRELGISMSELSRKMDLSLSGVSLSVKRGEKIIDKTGYCLIEK, from the coding sequence ATGCCAAGAAAAGCAAGAGTAGATGCACCGGGAGCCCTTCATCATATCATTGTACGGGGAATCGAGCGGACCAAAATATTCAGTACCGATTCCGATCGTGATGATTTTCTGAACCGGTTTGGAAAGCTCATAACCGAAACAAAAAGCAGTTGTTTTGCATGGGCTTTATTATCAAATCATTTCCATTTACTGGTAAAAACCGGCAGCGTTCCGGTGTCAACTTTGATGAGGCGGTTGCTTACCGGATATGCAGTTTCATTTAACCGGCGATATAATCGATCCGGACATCTCTTTCAGAACCGCTATAAATCCATTTTATGCCAGGAAGATGCTTATCTTCTTGAGTTGGTCCGTTACATTCATCTAAATCCAATCAGAGTAAAGCTTGTTAAAAATATGGAGGCTTTGGATCATTATCCTTATTCCGGGCATAGCAATATCATGGGTAAGATTAAAAGACCATGGCAGGATATAATTGATGTTTTAGAACTATTCGGAAGCAAACCAGGAACAGCCCGCAGGCGTTATAAGGCATTTGTTGAAAAAGGTATTTCGGAAGGCAAGCGTCCCGATTTAATCGGGGGAGGATTGATAAGAAGCAGCGGAGGCTGGGAAGCAGTAAAAGCCATGCGCAAGGCAAAGTTATTTGAGAAATCGGATGAACGCATACTTGGCAATGGAGAATTTGTTGAGACAGTACTTGCTGAATCAAATGAGCAGATGAAAAGGAAATATCATTTAAGGTCTAAGGGATTTGATCTTGATACTGTTGCAGCCAGAGTATCGGAACTTACCGGTATTGATAAGTCGCAGATATTACTTCCGGGAAAGGAGCAAAGCCGGGTTATTGCACGCAGCATATTTTGTTATTTTGCTGTGCGTGAACTTGGGATAAGCATGTCAGAGCTTTCGAGGAAGATGGATCTTTCTTTATCAGGCGTGAGCTTATCGGTGAAACGTGGCGAAAAGATAATTGATAAGACAGGTTATTGTCTCATTGAAAAATAA
- a CDS encoding pyridoxal phosphate-dependent aminotransferase codes for MSGFFSDYDFVENAIEQEYRKAEKKKGFINLTGSNPTHEGLIFPFEVLKNAAISYLSKRRYDPDPKGLYLARQAVSDYYKNRMPSIKITTDNITITASTSESYSTLFSLLADPGDNILAPKITYPLFEHLAAIHHIELRPYGLDEKNNWQINENSILSEYDSRTRAIIIVSPHNPTGSVIKESVAVLNKLGLPVICDEVFAEFSCMTANIPPFGSLHPDLTVFHLNGISKMFGLPDLKLGWIALSGPALKDFGKRIDLLNDTYLGANYMIQSMLPSIFSDGFAFVKQMQSHIRIGIDLAVELLSKNPNISVNRPDGGYYLFPEIKNWKDEEKVVLYLLKSKNVLVHPGYFYDCDKKVHIMISCLTETKKLAEGIKRIIAAI; via the coding sequence ATGTCAGGTTTTTTTTCTGATTATGATTTTGTTGAAAATGCAATCGAACAGGAATACAGGAAGGCCGAAAAGAAAAAAGGTTTTATAAATCTTACCGGTAGCAACCCGACTCACGAAGGGCTGATCTTTCCTTTTGAAGTTTTAAAAAATGCCGCAATATCATATCTTTCAAAACGAAGATATGATCCTGATCCGAAAGGTCTGTATTTAGCACGCCAAGCTGTTTCAGATTATTACAAAAACCGCATGCCTTCTATTAAAATTACAACTGATAATATTACTATTACAGCAAGCACAAGTGAATCATACAGTACTTTGTTCTCTCTTCTTGCCGACCCTGGAGACAATATACTTGCACCGAAAATAACTTATCCTCTTTTTGAGCATCTGGCAGCCATTCATCATATAGAACTGCGTCCTTATGGGCTGGATGAAAAGAACAACTGGCAAATCAATGAAAACAGCATACTTTCGGAATATGACAGCCGGACACGTGCAATCATAATTGTTTCACCGCATAATCCTACGGGATCGGTTATAAAAGAATCAGTTGCTGTACTTAATAAACTTGGGCTTCCGGTAATATGTGACGAGGTTTTCGCCGAATTTTCATGTATGACTGCAAATATTCCACCATTCGGATCACTGCATCCCGATCTTACGGTTTTTCATCTTAACGGAATTTCAAAGATGTTCGGACTTCCCGATTTGAAGCTCGGATGGATTGCATTAAGCGGACCTGCTTTAAAAGATTTTGGAAAAAGGATTGATCTGTTAAATGATACTTATCTTGGAGCAAATTACATGATACAGTCAATGCTCCCATCTATTTTTTCAGATGGCTTTGCTTTTGTTAAACAAATGCAAAGCCATATCCGCATTGGCATTGATCTTGCCGTTGAATTGCTTTCTAAAAACCCTAATATAAGTGTAAACCGACCGGATGGGGGATATTATCTGTTTCCTGAAATAAAAAACTGGAAAGATGAAGAAAAGGTTGTATTATACCTTTTAAAAAGTAAAAATGTTTTGGTTCATCCCGGTTATTTTTATGACTGTGATAAAAAAGTGCATATTATGATCTCCTGTTTAACGGAAACAAAAAAGCTGGCCGAAGGAATTAAGCGTATTATTGCCGCAATTTGA
- a CDS encoding 2-hydroxyacyl-CoA dehydratase, which translates to MEEFKKIYDTRHEYVGEWKEKHPDRKIMGYICTSMPEEIIYAANVLPIRILGAHESQNISQQHMMGMFCPFSRDVLAQGLLGRYDYLDAIGITHTCQHIYQAYESWVLHKNIKSFYIPTPNTSQTPHALPYMKGQLKLFMEKLESWTGKKISENDLRHGIKVVDTTRRLMRQIYEMRKSETPPISGLESMLMVVAAQMSDKEEFNKILENVIKDELPGRKAKENRGIRLMLVGSEHDDVKFIEMVENLDAIIVIDDHCTGSRYFWNTTEQKEDALTDIAKRYINKPPCPTKDFPARKRPAHIIDLARKWNVAGVIEIQQKFCDPHELDKVAVSKALEEAGFPILNLEADVTMPAGPFRIRVEAFLEMLGSQDLF; encoded by the coding sequence ATAGAAGAGTTTAAGAAGATTTATGACACCAGGCACGAGTATGTCGGAGAATGGAAAGAAAAACACCCTGATCGCAAGATAATGGGATATATCTGCACATCCATGCCCGAAGAGATAATCTATGCGGCCAATGTTTTGCCGATCAGAATACTTGGGGCACATGAATCCCAAAATATAAGTCAACAGCATATGATGGGAATGTTTTGCCCTTTTTCCCGTGATGTTTTAGCTCAGGGCCTTTTGGGAAGGTACGACTATCTTGATGCCATAGGCATTACTCATACATGCCAACATATCTATCAGGCATATGAAAGCTGGGTTTTGCATAAAAATATAAAAAGCTTTTATATACCAACGCCAAACACTTCGCAAACGCCGCATGCCCTGCCTTATATGAAGGGCCAGCTAAAGCTGTTTATGGAAAAGCTTGAAAGCTGGACCGGTAAAAAGATAAGCGAAAATGATTTAAGACATGGCATTAAAGTAGTTGATACAACCCGACGCTTAATGAGACAAATATATGAAATGCGAAAGTCTGAAACACCACCCATATCAGGGCTTGAATCCATGCTTATGGTTGTTGCTGCTCAAATGTCAGACAAGGAAGAATTCAACAAAATATTGGAAAATGTTATAAAGGATGAACTCCCCGGCCGTAAAGCAAAGGAAAATCGGGGAATCAGGTTAATGCTGGTAGGCAGTGAACATGACGATGTGAAATTTATTGAAATGGTGGAAAATCTTGATGCAATTATAGTCATCGATGATCACTGTACCGGCAGCCGTTATTTCTGGAATACTACTGAACAAAAAGAAGATGCACTGACCGATATAGCCAAACGATATATTAATAAACCGCCCTGCCCTACCAAGGATTTTCCTGCACGAAAACGTCCGGCTCATATTATCGATTTAGCCAGGAAATGGAACGTCGCAGGAGTAATAGAGATTCAGCAAAAATTCTGTGATCCCCATGAGCTTGATAAGGTTGCCGTTTCCAAGGCTTTGGAAGAAGCAGGTTTTCCAATATTGAACCTGGAAGCTGATGTTACAATGCCGGCAGGCCCTTTCAGAATAAGGGTTGAGGCTTTTTTAGAGATGCTTGGTTCCCAAGATTTATTTTAG
- a CDS encoding 2-hydroxyacyl-CoA dehydratase, with translation MAKYKTEPLKCWNKAKELRNGFYDNIAKARDEGKMIIAGGTESAISLPAGFDMEFFGGEPYVAGCAFMGKNDSSIYMKYFEAAEAAKYPRDLCAYMRLSVGSLICNSYAFGGTYPKPAFNLQTHICDTQGKWYQTMSELEGVPYNAIDFIPFEWESENESEDSKNLKHKYLKDQMLDIIDWMEDVSGKKYDDEKFINALNYECESASLWAHCCMLNRNIPAVMDEKMMHSLYVIATLMRHKKASVDFFKELLDELKDRAERGIAAFGNERLRLLLDGMPPWHSLEIYRYMEEFGGVSIGSNFSFGVSGGWAYDSKQDTRVPAKPPKEAGVELKTREDACSWYAKWLLETNTVLRSLRFSGNGKNKNILDLVKKWNADGALIHLNRGCEGTAMGQMEIRYFLAENDIPVMAFEGNHADIREFDLPRIKTTINTFMETLEIKKL, from the coding sequence ATGGCAAAATATAAAACAGAACCTTTAAAGTGCTGGAATAAGGCAAAAGAGCTTAGAAACGGGTTTTACGATAATATAGCAAAAGCAAGAGATGAAGGCAAAATGATAATTGCCGGGGGGACCGAAAGCGCTATTTCACTGCCTGCCGGCTTTGACATGGAGTTTTTCGGCGGGGAACCGTATGTCGCCGGTTGCGCTTTTATGGGTAAAAATGATTCAAGCATATATATGAAGTATTTTGAGGCTGCCGAAGCAGCAAAATATCCAAGAGATCTTTGTGCTTACATGCGGCTAAGTGTCGGATCATTAATTTGTAACAGCTATGCATTCGGAGGAACATATCCGAAACCTGCTTTTAATCTCCAAACCCATATATGTGATACCCAGGGAAAGTGGTATCAGACAATGAGCGAACTTGAAGGCGTGCCATATAATGCCATAGACTTTATACCTTTTGAATGGGAAAGCGAAAATGAAAGCGAAGATAGCAAAAATCTTAAACATAAATATCTGAAAGACCAGATGCTGGATATCATTGACTGGATGGAGGATGTAAGCGGAAAAAAATATGATGATGAAAAATTCATTAATGCGTTAAATTATGAATGCGAATCAGCAAGCCTGTGGGCGCATTGCTGTATGTTAAACCGCAATATCCCCGCTGTTATGGATGAGAAGATGATGCATTCTCTTTATGTTATAGCAACTCTTATGAGACATAAAAAAGCATCGGTGGATTTTTTTAAGGAGCTATTAGACGAGCTTAAAGACAGGGCAGAAAGAGGCATAGCTGCATTCGGCAATGAACGGTTAAGATTATTATTAGACGGTATGCCACCCTGGCACTCTCTTGAAATATACCGTTATATGGAGGAATTCGGAGGTGTGAGCATAGGTTCAAATTTTTCATTCGGTGTTTCAGGAGGATGGGCATATGACAGCAAGCAAGATACACGGGTTCCGGCAAAACCTCCTAAAGAAGCCGGAGTGGAATTGAAAACAAGAGAAGATGCATGCTCCTGGTATGCAAAGTGGCTGCTTGAAACCAATACCGTCTTAAGATCACTTAGATTTTCCGGCAATGGTAAAAATAAAAACATTCTTGATCTGGTAAAAAAATGGAACGCAGACGGAGCACTGATTCATCTTAACCGGGGTTGTGAAGGAACGGCAATGGGACAGATGGAAATAAGATATTTCTTAGCGGAAAACGACATCCCTGTAATGGCTTTTGAAGGCAATCATGCCGACATACGCGAGTTTGATTTGCCACGGATAAAAACAACAATAAATACATTTATGGAAACGCTTGAAATAAAAAAGCTCTAG